One genomic region from Octopus bimaculoides isolate UCB-OBI-ISO-001 chromosome 30, ASM119413v2, whole genome shotgun sequence encodes:
- the LOC106884447 gene encoding melatonin receptor type 1A has translation MHVYIHANYIYFYKSPMMTVCATTQFQIIVPLSSRYNNTPGVCKAAVLEKGDRKEGKSKEARVGVGRRFGVGGYCRGGRGNRGEERKGTGAWLQRSRVGGSGGGEVGAFRMGRLLGSDEVGGGGGGFASDVAVLVGGGASSTVTLDNSHNVVAAVSGGVVGVRDDSGSSFMDDGNFWKALSTNQTSEEIIPSGILYAGGVVMLLATVAGLCGNLVILAALWNRKHMKNIINIFVTSLCINDLMNLLLNNAMVTVSYFFRSWPSNLLHCESLAHFTVLLMGCSLWHTGLIAVHRFLVVVCNQFYMTMSKNIYTAFVLTFSRVVPLCFLLNPDLGNMVKYEPKLLRCLIKEEFVLFKTLVSVVLMIIPSILVIVCYVAIFIKSYIASAALRSSQNSEWLRREIQITKMFGIVFLVIYVGYIPYGIIRSIDRQLQYSGSVYAVITVLYAVANTVNPLIYGAMDKRIYRACVNMFCTSKRQVQIQEQVQLHSQRNELADTGLNNINETKKISSC, from the coding sequence atgcatgtatatatacacgcaaattatatatatttctataagagTCCTATGATGACAGTATGTGCTACAACCCAGTTTCAAATCATCGTTCCTCTTTCCAGCCGTTACAATAACACACCTGGAGTCTGTAAAGCCGCTGTTTTAGAGAAAGGAgacagaaaagaaggaaaaagcaaaGAAGCAAGAGTAGGAGTGGGCAGAAGATTTGGAGTGGGAGGCTATtgtagaggaggaagaggaaatagaggtgaagaaagaaagggaacCGGTGCTTGGCTACAAAGGAGTAGAGTAGGTGGAAGCGGAGGGGGAGAAGTTGGTGCATTCAGAATGGGAAGATTATTGGGATCAGatgaagttggtggtggtggtggtggttttgctagtgatgttgctgttcttgttggtggtggtgccagtAGTACAGTGACGTTGGATAATAGTcacaatgttgttgctgctgtcagcGGTGGTGTTGTTGGCGTCCGCGATGACAGCGGAAGCAGCTTCATGGATGATGGAAATTTCTGGAAAGCTCTCTCCACTAATCAGACCTCAGAAGAAATCATCCCGTCTGGGATCCTTTATGCTGGCGGTGTCGTTATGCTTTTGGCCACTGTGGCCGGACTCTGCGGCAATTTGGTCATCCTGGCAGCTTTGTGGAACCGCAAACATATGAAAAacataatcaatatatttgtcaCTAGCTTATGTATCAATGACCTTATGAACCTGCTGCTTAACAACGCCATGGTAACCGTGTCCTATTTTTTCAGATCCTGGCCCAGCAACCTCTTGCACTGCGAGTCGTTGGCACATTTCACTGTGCTGTTAATGGGTTGCTCGCTGTGGCACACGGGACTCATAGCAGTACACCGCTTCCTTGTGGTCGTTTGCAACCAGTTCTACATGACGATGTCAAAAAACATTTACACAGCCTTCGTCTTGACTTTCTCAAGGGTTGTACCGTTGTGCTTTCTGTTGAATCCGGACCTCGGCAACATGGTCAAATACGAACCGAAACTGTTGCGGTGTCTGATCAAAGAGGAATTTGTACTTTTTAAAACGCTGGTCAGTGTCGTTCTTATGATTATACCATCCATCCTTGTGATTGTCTGCTATGTGGCAATTTTCATAAAATCTTACATTGCTTCTGCCGCATTACGTTCAAGTCAAAACAGTGAATGGTTACGCCGTGAAATACAAATTACCAAAATGTTTGGTATTGTCTTCTTAGTAATTTACGTTGGGTATATTCCTTATGGAATAATTCGCAGCATTGACCGCCAGTTACAGTACAGCGGCAGTGTATATGCTGTTATAACTGTGCTGTACGCGGTCGCCAATACAGTCAATCCGCTTATATATGGTGCCATGGACAAAAGGATTTACAGGGCTTGTGTTAACATGTTTTGCACTTCGAAGAGGCAGGTTCAAATACAGGAACAGGTGCAACTGCATTCACAGCGAAACGAACTTGCTGATACAGGATTAAATAACATAAATGAAACCAAAAAAATATCCAGTTGCTGA